Within Gilvibacter sp. SZ-19, the genomic segment ATGGAAATTCGCGCACTTAAGAAAAAACACTACAAAGAGGTAGCCCGTATCTACCAAGACGGTCTGGATACGGGTATTGCCACTTTTGAGACCAGTGTGCCCGATTGGAAGAAATTCAAGAAGAAATTCCTTAAAACCTGTCGCTTTGTAGCCATGATAGATGGCGAGGTAATTGGGTGGTGCGCCTTAAGCCCTGCTTCCAAGCGAGAAGTGTATCGCGGCGTAGCAGAAAGCACCATTTACATCGCCGCAAACTATCGCAGTAAAGGTGTGGGCAGAAAACTGCTAGAGCACTTGGTCATCGCTAGTAAGAATGCTGGTTTTTGGACGCTCCAGGCTAGTATTTTTGCCCAGAACAGACACAGTATTTATTTGCACGAACAATGCGGATTCCGTCAAGTGGGTGTGCGGGAAAGAATCGCCCAGCGAGACGGTAAATGGCACGACAATATTTTATTAGAACACAGAAACGATATAACATAGACTAGATGAAAAATATCCTGGTTTTATGCACAGGCAATAGTTGCAGATCGCAAATGGCTCATGGCTTTTTAAATAAAACCCTGGCAGATAAGGCGCAGGTGTACAGCGCGGGTATAGAAACCCACGGGCTCAACCCTGGGGCAGTGGCCACCATGGCGCGTGCAGGCATTGACATTACAGGGCACACCTCCAATCACGTAGACGAATATCATGGTATTAACTGGGATTATATTATTACCGTTTGCGACCACGCCTACGAGAATTGCCCTTTTATTGCAGCGCCAAATGCCAAAAGATTGCATCACAATTTTTACGACCCTTCTAAATTTGTCGGCTCCGAAGAAGACACCATGGCAGCATTTGACAAGGCCCGCGATGAGATCCGCGATTACGTTTCGGCCTTTGCTGCAGATCACTTTTAAAACAATGCCTTATCTTGAGGCATGAAGTTTTTCTATTTCCTTTCTTTTTCTTTGTTTCTCTGCGGATGTAAGCAAGCCGAGAACACTGCCCCAGCAGATAGCATAGAGATTCCCGCTGTGGACCAGGCCGCCATCATGATCTTGGGACACCTGCAAGACGCAGGCGCGCCGCAATTGGGCTGTGAAAAATCTTGCTGTGCACAAAAAATAGCCAATCCAGACCCTTTAGATGCTGTGGTTAGTCTTGGCTTAATAGATCCGAAGTCACAAGCCAACTACCTTTTTGAAGCAACTCCAGATATAAGCAAACAATTGGCCTGGTTGCAAAAGGCCAATGCGGGTAGCCCGGCAACTCCTGCGGGAATATTCTTAACTCACGCTCATATGGGTCATTACGCAGGCCTACTCAACCTAGGAAAGGAAGCTGCCTCCACCAAAAGTGTCCCCTTGTATACCATGCCACGTATGCAGGACTTTTTAAAAACTAATGCTCCTTGGAGTGCTTTGGTAGAAAACAACAATGTGGAACTTAAGGCTCTTGACAGCGCTGCAGTTGTATTGACTTCGGAGCTTAGGGTAAGCGCCCTGCAAGTGCCCCATAGAGATGAGTATTCCGAGACTGTTGGCTATTTCATTGAGGGGCCAAATAAATCTGCCTTATTCATCCCAGATATAGACAAATGGCATTTGTGGGAGCAGTCTATAGTTGAATGGGTCAAGCAAGTAGATTACGCTTTTTTAGACGCGACCTTTTATAGCGGAGACGAATTGGGTGGTCGGGATATGAGTCAGATTCCACATCCCTCTGTACAGGAAAGTATGGCCTTGTTTGATACTTTAGACCAAGCCACAAGAGCCAAGGTCTATTTTATTCACTTTAACCATACCAATCCCCTGCTCCAAAATGAATCCGAAGCATTTAAAACTGTAATAAACAAAGGGTATAATATTGCAGAGCCTCTAGCGGTTTTTCCGCTATAGCAGTTTATTCTTCTTCCGAACGCAAGCCGTACTTCTTTTCAAGCTCGGCTTGAAACTCTTCCATAACAGGTTTTACTGTACTTTCTGGCAGATCAGCGATTCGAATATACATGAGCCCGTCTACGGCATTATTGAACAGCGGGTCTACATTAAAGGCAACCACCTTGGCGTTCTGCTTGATGTACTTTTTAATAAGCACCGGCAATCGCAAACTTCCCGGTTCTACCTCATCGATAAGCTTGTCGAATTTGTTCAGATCGGCTTCGGTCTCATCGAAGATAAAGTCCTTATCAGCATCTTTGAGCTTGACCTTGTATTCCTTTTTAG encodes:
- a CDS encoding GNAT family N-acetyltransferase, translated to MEIRALKKKHYKEVARIYQDGLDTGIATFETSVPDWKKFKKKFLKTCRFVAMIDGEVIGWCALSPASKREVYRGVAESTIYIAANYRSKGVGRKLLEHLVIASKNAGFWTLQASIFAQNRHSIYLHEQCGFRQVGVRERIAQRDGKWHDNILLEHRNDIT
- a CDS encoding arsenate reductase ArsC, with the protein product MKNILVLCTGNSCRSQMAHGFLNKTLADKAQVYSAGIETHGLNPGAVATMARAGIDITGHTSNHVDEYHGINWDYIITVCDHAYENCPFIAAPNAKRLHHNFYDPSKFVGSEEDTMAAFDKARDEIRDYVSAFAADHF
- a CDS encoding MBL fold metallo-hydrolase is translated as MKFFYFLSFSLFLCGCKQAENTAPADSIEIPAVDQAAIMILGHLQDAGAPQLGCEKSCCAQKIANPDPLDAVVSLGLIDPKSQANYLFEATPDISKQLAWLQKANAGSPATPAGIFLTHAHMGHYAGLLNLGKEAASTKSVPLYTMPRMQDFLKTNAPWSALVENNNVELKALDSAAVVLTSELRVSALQVPHRDEYSETVGYFIEGPNKSALFIPDIDKWHLWEQSIVEWVKQVDYAFLDATFYSGDELGGRDMSQIPHPSVQESMALFDTLDQATRAKVYFIHFNHTNPLLQNESEAFKTVINKGYNIAEPLAVFPL